AAAGTATAGAGGAAAGAGGATAAAGAATAAAGGATAGCGGATAGAGGTTGAAGGCTCTCAATGCTCAATTGTGAATCTGGTAAAGTTTCAAAGCAAAGACATGTTTCAACTGGTGAGTGGGGTTTCAAAGCAAAGACATGAAGTGAAAATCTTTGCCTAATGGAGTTTTGCTTAAAAGCTTGTGagtagctcacacacacacacacacacacacacacacacacacacacacacacacacacacacacacacacacacacacacacacacacacacacacacacacacacacacacacacacacacacacacacacacacacacacacacttcccaatGGGCAATGCATTTGTGTCCTGTTCAAATTACAGTAATGAGAGAAGTGCCCTTAGGGTAATTGGTGTCCTTGAATAAGCttaaacaaaaaaaatacttAGGCCCAGGCAGAGTGTGTATTGAATAATTGATTCAAAGAGGGGGAGGGACCACTAATCAGATCGGAGCATAATGACTTTATATAATTAGCACGCGCGGGGACACGTAGGTCTATGAGAGCCGTGCACATTTTACAGAGCATTGGCACAACTAGAGAGGCAGAAAGCCGAGGTCGACCGTAGACTACTTTGAAACGCTTGATCCGATGCTTTTAAGTATAATGGATCTAAGTGCTGTGGCAACACCAGAGCTATTGAAATACAACCCGACACTTTTGGTAGATATCGCGGGAGAAGTAGGATTATTGATCCACTGACATCTATGGACTATTTTGCCTATTTTTCACATGCCATAAGATACTTTTTACTTATAGCCCAACTTGCCAACATGAAAGGGTTTTAATGGATATAATCATGCCTGGTCAGATTTGATATCGCTGCAAGCGTTCAATTCCTACTAGCGGAGCTGGAAGACTTTGATAAGATCAGCTTCAAGAGAATCTAAATCCATTTGCGTCGACCAGCGAGAATTTGCGTCCGAACGTCGAGGGGGACATTGAGAGGTTGTCGCAGCCGTGTGAAGGTTTCTCCGAGTCGAATCCCCGTCTGAACGATGGTGTTTGACAAGGAGGAAAGTGAGTGCCTGATTTGGATGTCTACATTTTTAAGCAACTAATGTTCGAACGGTCGGTCTACGATTCACAGACCTGTATTTCCTTGTCCGTCTGTGTCATCGACATATAGGCCTAATTAGGAATGTAGCCTATGTGATATGAATTTACAATCTAAAGGCTTTTGGGATGTAGCAAGAGCAAATGCCATGTCTCTTTGGGCATTGGGACTGGGTTAAAGGGATAGCCAGAACTTTTTCCACCACAAACTCactaaatcatttaaaaaaaatggaatgtTAATTCATATTGAAATGATTGTGTTATGACCGGATCAGTCTGGCCATATAGCACTAGAAAGGGTCCCATTCATAATAGGCTCTGGAGTCAGAAAATGTTTAAGACCAACATATGATTTAGACGTGACCAAGAGATAATGATAGCCCTGAGAGAACCATATAAAGTTATGGTAGCCAAACAATATTCCTTGGTCATGTAACTGAGAGGGTTAGGGATGGCTGTTCTGTAGCCTACTTCCAAATCTatctgtgtctgcctgtctgtaggTGTCTCCCTTGTGCCTCTCCAGTCCAAAGGGAAGCAGAGGGTCTGCGCCGGGTGCAACCGGAGGATCATGGACCGCTTTATGCTAGAGGCTCTGGACAGGTACTGGCACGAGGACTGTCTGAAGTGTGCCTGCTGTGACTGTCGCCTGGGTGACGTGGGCTCCACCCTCTACACCAGAGCCAACCTCATCCTCTGTCACAAGGACTACCTGAGGTAAGGACTCTCAAACCAGGGCTGTGTTCATCAGGCACCACATGGAAGAAAACGGACAGAAACAGGGAGAGACTATATTAACTTTTCCAATATGAAATtcgaatttaaaaaaaatgttttccattgcaaaatgttttaaaatgttgcGTACTTCAAGCCTCTCCAATCTAGCCTCTACCCCTCTGTGTTTGTAGGGATGGGTGTAAGCAATAATGGCGTTGTCTCAACCTAGACTTCCAATTGATGGAACTATTGCCATGTTGCTTACTCCTTCCTATCTGTTTATTTTCTGATTTGTTAAGACAAATTACCTCAGCTTGGTGAAGGGGGCAGAACATGCAAAAATCACAGCATCTCCATGTTTTGGTTAGCAGATAAAATGGAGATCAGAGTTTGAGGAGCACAAATATTAATAAAACTATAGTGGCAGACCTGGAAATGAATCATTATGGCTTCAACTCCatatgaagagtttcattccaaaaagcttTATACCCATTTTCATAAATGTTGGTAAATtggcttttattgtttaaagaaattaggAAATGCAATAAAATATTTTATAATGAAGAAATGTACAAATGAGAACACATTGTGACGtcaatataaaaaaaatgtttttgtaaatAATCCAATCTGTATGTAAAACGTTGATATTTGACATCAGGCATTTAGcatatgctcttatccagagtgactttcAGTGAGCACATTCATCTTCAAATGGCTAGGTGAGtccaccacatatcacagtcaaatatacaggataccaacattccattccagctaaacaatatagcattttgcaaaaaaaagTGTAATTTTCATACACATCCAACCTctatgaaaaaataaataaaagaatagtaatattttacacacatgaaggtacctaTAATTAATGATGTGGGGggaaacacaaatgtgaaaaattggtGCATAActcattttggaaataaactcttcataTACATCAATATATTCGAGCACAGAAAACCCTCAGAACTATTCTGGGGTTGCTGCTATAGAAACCCCTGCGAATATATTTAGCCCACTACCAGTCATTCAACTCAAGTGCAAGTCTCATGTGTAAGATCCAGCTGGATTTGGTTGAAGCTAAGTCTCTCATTAGCTGCATTGCTTTTAGAGGGGAAAACCAGTTTGACAGTTAAATTGGCTAAATTGCCTCCTGTTTTCCTCGTCATCGCGACGATCAGGCAGAAAGCCTTTGAAGGCCGGGATTAAAACCATGTGATTTATTTTAATTGGACCATTAGTGGAGAATTAGCATTAAGGCCCATACCCTTGTTAAGGAGAAACACCAGGTGCATACCAAGACCCCATTAGCATTGCCTTCGTTAGGCTTCATTAGGCCTGCTTGCTTTTAGTCTCTTGTTTGCCGCTGGTCTATGGCACTATCATGTTTTGTGAGACTTGCCATTCGGATGCAGCTCTGTGTAGATCCTATGAGGGACTCAACCCATGGATGTGGTTCTTCTCAAGGCTCTCTTCCACCACTGCAGATTTCACCCTATGCTACTTTTTTAACGTATGAATAAAATGATAATACGTTAAGTCCTAGTTAATGTATTATCAAAGCAGTCGGctacctgggttgtgttcagttgGCATGAAACATAGTGAAAAGAGGAGATAGATAGtatctgaacttgtccaatgaGAAACTAAAGTTTATTTCCTAATTGGTGTTTCCTAATGAAGACAACCCACATCAttgcctctctttctccacctccagGCTCTTTGGGATGACGGGGAACTGTGCAGCTTGCAGTAAGGTGATCCCGGCCTTTGAGATGGTGATGAGAGCCAGGGAGAATGTCTACCACTTGGACTGCTTTGCCTGCCAGCTGTGCAGCCAGAGGTGAGATGAGGGGAGCCTCAAGGctatattcattagggcacacaacagaaaacatttCGCAATGGGAAAAAAAAATTGAGTCCCAAGTACTCCCTCCCGGTTTCATTCTGTTTTCTTCtttttggtgcctaatgaatgaATCCCAGTTCACCCCACATACTGTGTATGCCTTGAAAGCAGGCATCAAGTGACCCTGAAAGGAAAATAATCATGATAGATCCCGTAAACAGCTTGTTTATGTGAGTAACAACAGGCATGTTGAGTATCTGTTTGACTGCCTGGTGCTTTTGGAACATTTTTAGCCTATAAGGGGGGCTTAAGGGATGGCCTCTTAATGAGCATTTGAGGTCAGACAAAATGGCGCAAACAACCAGCTAAGAGTTTGGGCTTGAAGCAAGTACAGCAAATACCAAACAATCAAAATGTATGAATGCTTTAAGATACTCTCTGGAACAAGGTCAAATGTTTTTTCGAGCCTGAAATTGAGGCACTGTATatggtgcggcaggtagcctagcggttaagagcattgggccagtaaccgaaaagttactggttcgaatccctgtgCCAGCAAGGTAGAGCAAAGCACTttttcccttgagcaaggcagttaacccacaacAACTGCTCGCCGGACGTCGGTTTAAGGCAGCCTCCCCCACACCTCTGATTCACACATTTCAGTCGAATGGATTCAATTGTGCAACTGACTTTCCCACAACGTGGCAGTAGGCCTTCATACTGTATGGAATgcagcatactgtatgaaggcctaTTCATTTCCTTTACCCAATGACTACTGCTTTTAAGGACTTGGGAAGTTTCATTGGTCTTAAATGAAGGCactaatttgtgtgtgtgtgtctgcagattTTGCGTGGGAGACAAGTTTTTCCTGAAGAACAACATGATACTGTGCCAGCTGGACTACGAGGGGGGGCATCAGAATGGAAACTCTGCTGATCAGGCTCTGTAGGCTCTACTGCTCTCTGCTGGTCAGAGACTAGCTAACGCCAGTGGACACTACTCCCTACCGGTATGCCCGGACAGTCCTCTTCTCATCACATCAGGgctgtattcactaggaaccaaatggAAGAAGGacctacactacatggccaaacgtatgtggacacctcttcaaatgggtggattcggctattttagccacacccgtatgcagtagaatggcccgtagagctcagtgactttcaacgtgggacgtcataggatgccacctttccaacaagtcagtttgtcaaatttatgCCCTGATATGtttctagaagattctgtgcttccaactttgtggcaacagtttggggaaggccctttgctgtttcagcatgacaatgcccccatgcacaaagcaaggtccatagagaaatggtttgttgagatcggtgtggaagaacttgactgacctgcccagagccctgacatcaaccccttcgaacacctttgggatgaattggaacgcagactgcgagccaggcctaatcgcccaacatgctcttgtggctgaatggaaacaagtccccgcagcaatgttccaacatctagtggaaagcctttccagaagaatggaggctgttatagcagcaaaggggggcccaactccatattaatgcccatgaagttggtatgagatgtttgacgaacaAATGTTCACAAacatttggccatgtagtgtacttGAACTTTTTCAATAAGAAACTctttgttgcaaaatgttttgctgcgGTGtgctaatgaatacaccccaacTGACAGTTGTGGACAGTGCAGGATTAAGCGCCCAGTTCCCGATGCTCAGCGACAACGGTGATGCCACTTTGCCTTGACTTCTGCTATGCTTACTGTCCTTGACGGTAGACTCACCACAGAGTTATTAGCGAATGAAGCGGCCTTGTGCATGGGATATTACTCTCATTGACTGAAACGAGGAAGGAGAACTAATGAGCATTGCCgtgcaaaacaacaacaaaaaagtaaaaGACGTTCAGAGCAATATGTTTGGACTCTATTATTATTAAAGCTGCATTATGTTACTTTTTGgccgacctgaccaaattcacatagatatgggagttatagatctgtcatctttgcattgaaagcaagtctaagaagtggtagagcTGTTTGATGTGCACAATTTTTTTGCTTCCcatttaagttttgtttttgcatcttttggttttgtacacccgcttcaaacagttgaaaatacaatatttttggttatggaaaatgttTCCAgctgtttagatggtacaatgatttctCTACAGTATACTTGCTTGATTTGTCGCTAACTTTTAGAATTTTATCAATCAGGGAATggcggagcaatttctgcatagttCACCTTTAATGGTTCTGCCCAAATCATGGCTAAGGAGAAA
This genomic window from Salvelinus namaycush isolate Seneca chromosome 8, SaNama_1.0, whole genome shotgun sequence contains:
- the LOC120051687 gene encoding rhombotin-1-like yields the protein MVFDKEESVSLVPLQSKGKQRVCAGCNRRIMDRFMLEALDRYWHEDCLKCACCDCRLGDVGSTLYTRANLILCHKDYLRLFGMTGNCAACSKVIPAFEMVMRARENVYHLDCFACQLCSQRFCVGDKFFLKNNMILCQLDYEGGHQNGNSADQAL